The DNA segment GCATCATCATCACTAGGTATATATGCCTTACCAATTATTTCACCACTTACTGTGTGTTGAATGTCAAATGCACCTTGATATTTATTAAATATAGCTCTCATTTCTTCTTCACTTGCAACATATGAACCTATTAATTTAGATACATATTCTTCTGCAATATATTCTAATTGATATTTAGGTAATAAGTCTTTATTTAATGTTAATCCTGATTCAATAGCCTTATCTCTAATTCTAATCTTCTTATCTAAATCTGATTCAATTAATCCTTTTATCATTTCTTGGAAATCTTCTGTATATCCATTACCTTGTTTGAAAAATAGATTAACAACTTGAGATAATACATCCATATATGTAAACTTGTATTCTTCTTTTTCAAAAAATACTTCTTTTAATTTATTTACAACTGGTTCTATAGTTTTATCACTTATAGAAATTTTAGCATTATTCCATTTATTTTCCATTAATGATTTTTCATATATTTTTGCTTTTTCATTTAAAATCTCATCTTTAACTTCATCTTTCACTTCAGCAAATGATTTATCTTCATATTCTGAGAATTTTTTTTGATTAAATCTATCTTCTATTTCAGAATCAGTAATAGAAATTTTTTGTTTAATAATCTCTAATTTTTTATCATTTAATAAATACATTTTAATTGTTTCTCTTAAATTTTCTACAGTTTGACCCTGTGCATTTAATGCAGTAACTAGAGCTTTACTTCCACCTAATTCTTCTTCTAATTCTTTAAATTTTTGTTCTATTTCTTTTTTAGATACTCTAGCACCTAATTCATTTGTTAGAACTTTATTTAATGTTTCATACACTTGACCAGCTAAAACATAACCTTTTACTAATTCATCTGGCAGTGCTTGATATTTTTCTTTATCTAAATTTTTAGCTTTAATTATTTGTTCATTTAAGCTTTCTATTTGTTTTGAAAAATTATCATATTTCTTATCAAAATCTTCCTTATATATCTTTTCTCCATCTATTTTTAACATAACAGTTTTTTTCTCTATATTAGAAAAATATGTGTAAGCAGACATAAATACTGGAATTAGCATAGCAATTGCTATAAAGACCGTAATTATCTTCATTGGTCTTCCCATTTTTTTTAATGCCATTTGTGTTCCTCCTATTTAATTATATTATATGTAATTATATCATACTTTATCAGTTAAATTCAAGCATTCT comes from the Streptobacillus ratti genome and includes:
- a CDS encoding peptidylprolyl isomerase is translated as MALKKMGRPMKIITVFIAIAMLIPVFMSAYTYFSNIEKKTVMLKIDGEKIYKEDFDKKYDNFSKQIESLNEQIIKAKNLDKEKYQALPDELVKGYVLAGQVYETLNKVLTNELGARVSKKEIEQKFKELEEELGGSKALVTALNAQGQTVENLRETIKMYLLNDKKLEIIKQKISITDSEIEDRFNQKKFSEYEDKSFAEVKDEVKDEILNEKAKIYEKSLMENKWNNAKISISDKTIEPVVNKLKEVFFEKEEYKFTYMDVLSQVVNLFFKQGNGYTEDFQEMIKGLIESDLDKKIRIRDKAIESGLTLNKDLLPKYQLEYIAEEYVSKLIGSYVASEEEMRAIFNKYQGAFDIQHTVSGEIIGKAYIPSDDDAKETENKVMELMKDITKENFADKAKELSQDPGSANNGGDLGKSNINNFVPEFKSAVAKAEPGSIVGPIKTQFGYHIILVEEKDKDNKDIATLKHILIKVEAGEKTKEETKNKVLEIKELITSNKLTWENIASDSTGKYNEYGIKDHFSKVKENDKLPVVGYDKTVNSKLFTAKVGDFIEISLEDSFVIIQKTEDIPYKKVSYDEVKEKLNFISATEYVTKHLLEI